In Lolium rigidum isolate FL_2022 chromosome 3, APGP_CSIRO_Lrig_0.1, whole genome shotgun sequence, the genomic window tatattcttgattattcatatttgtttaatgaattacctcaattttgaattatgagatattcatatgatgtttaaatttgaaattcaaaagttcttgtgtttgaattcaatcatgcaacttaagttgtaatgcaatactctcctctcttctcaaaaccctaatttagttaggtgagttgcaagtttgtcgcactctcgaaaccctaaccatgtaaggtgtcgagagagaaacttgtcccccttcgatgcagttttttttaaaagcgcgaaatttccccagaatttactatgcaatgcacatccctttctaaaatctacccctcgatcgtctctaaacctgggacattacaggttATGAACTTGTTTGCACCATATTTAGATtatttattattatatatttGTGAGTCATGTGAAACTATTGTGAAATTATATGTTTTATTTGTTGAAATGCAGGGATTAAGGAAAAACTGAAAAATTCTTGCACACAACAAAGGAAACCACACGAATATGTGCCATGGGAGCCGGCCGACCAACCTAGGATCGCCCTTTGCCCTGTAGGCCGGGCTTTGCTGTGTACCTGGCACACAAGCCACACATCAAAGGTTGGTGTCTTTGTCGTGTGCCCAGTCCACTCGACACACGATAAAAGGTGGTGTCTTTGTCGTGTGCCAAGCCAGCGCAACACATGACAAAGGGGCCGCACCTGTGGCATTGGGCTGTCATGCACAACGCTAGGCACATAAtataatttgaactttttttcgTGTGTTTTATTTTGGTACACGGCAAACTATCAAGTGCCGTCGTCTGCCCGTCCAAACCGTCAAGTCAACTTATCTATGTCGTGTAACGTGAAAATACACATGGCAAAGACTATGACATGTACATGTTGAAAACACACAGTAAATATTTGTTGTACCAATCTAGGTTGTGTACGGTTTGCCGTTTATCGACACACACCAAAGTTCCGCTGACCTTTTTCCATATATATCTATAAAATGCAAAGCCAGAATCTCCAATAGTGTTCAGACCCATCCACCTAGGTATCGGTATTTCCAACGCTAGGAACTTTTAGAACTTTTAAAAGACAAAAAAAGAAGAAGCTAAAGGTCCAAAATGTTACAAACTACGACCAGTAACAAAATCGAGTTCCTCCACATATCGCGGCTCCTTCCTCCCACTCTTAATCCAACACAATTGCCTGCTGGTCTCACCTTCCTCCTTGTTCATGCACGACCCGCTTCTCCACGCCTCCACGTGCCTCTGAGGTTGCACCCACCTCTGCCCATTCCACGCACCTTAGAGGCCACCAAcacccccacccccaccgacGCACCTAGTAGTAGGTGTTCTCCATTTATAAATGTGTCCCTGCTCGGAATCTGACAAAATGGCTCCTCCGGCTGACTTTCCTCCTTGCCCTCATGCCGCTCTCTTCTGCACGCCTCCAAGGCTGCCCCACTGCTGCCCGTTTCCCTCACCTACGGCCCACTCCCGTGTGCCATCGagttcgcccccccccccccaccgccGCCCGCTTCTGCCACATGTCGCCCACTTCCGCGTGCCTCTGAGGCCTCCCCCACCACCGTCCACCTCCACAATGTGGCGCGTGCTTCCACTCGTCTCGGAGGCCaccccaccaccaccgaagcCCACATATCTCGATCTTGCACACACTAGACTACCAGCCATGTGCAAACAAACGGTAGATGAGGATATGCCTCTGGAACGATTCCTTTTAGTCTCATGCTCTGTTCTTCGAGTTTTTTTTAATGATAATCTAAACATTTAAACCGCTGCTGGCTTTGCAACCATCTTGGGGCATGTTCCTAGGGCGGCCTCAGAGGCTATGGCGGCGGTGCCAGAGGAGGTCCAAGAGAGTTGGCGTCGGGGTAAGCACTGGCGAGAACAAGGAAATGAAAGTGAGGACACCGGAGAGAAGAAGTGAACTAAGTAAATATGTTGCATAAGCAGTTGGATTTTATTCCTTGGCTTGTTTCAAGCTTGTGCTACCTTAGTTCTGCGATCATGGGCCACGTGCGGATTCAACATTGCACCGTGTGATCCGGTAGCTATGCATCGATTTTGGGCCGAGATCAGCATGAATGGTCATCCGCACCGACTAGACGGGAGCTCGATACTGCCCATAGCCATCCCCGAGCCCAAGTAACCTATATGGTATTGTTTATTGTGCAACTGGCCTTTGTGTCAATTATCTAGCTAGTTCTTactagggttttttttttgcgaaacacagtacagacACAAGACTCATAATACGTATATACCCTCATCCTTATGAACGCACACAGGGTTTGGGTAGTTATCTACCTAGGGTGGTATCCAAAATAAAATGTCTaggttttgaattaaaattaTTTGCCAACTTATAACTAGGGACGTGCGAGTGTTTAGTTCTCGTGGTAATTATGAATGTCGTACTCGTCTACAAGAGCCTGTATTTGgggaaaaagaaaaataatattggactTTTAGACGCGGATTAAAACTAATATTATCTACATGTCTTCAAAGTTTCGCTAACAAATAAGTTGTATTTTTTGGCTCCATGAAAGTTAAAAAACTCCTTTTTTATCCCCACATGTATTTTTTGCACATGTTGTTAAAAAAAAGATTTCTAAACATCAATTCATTACTATCTTATTTGAAACTATGAAATTCTGTGATTTTACAGTAGGTCCTCCAGTCAAGTCACGATGAACCCTTATTCTTTTTCTGCCACTTGAATATATAAGTTCGAGTAAGGTTTCTTTCTATATCCAGCAAAACAACAAATGGAATAGAGTTAATGAGTTATACGGGCTTGCCAAAAACAACAAGCATTAAACTGTACGCGTCTGCACAGCTCAGCGCGGCGACCGTTGAGTCCGAACGCGATCCCTTTGCGCCATATTTATGCTCAATCGTCTCCGCTGTCCAGAGGCCACCACCGCTCTTGCAAGCAACCCAGCCACCGTGCCCACATAAACTCCTTCGATCTGAATCTTTCCACGCATCAGGCAGCCGCAGATGAATCCCATGTATGCGCAGCACCATGACGGCGTGGAGGAAGCAGCTGCGATTGCAGCTCTGGGGACGGCGGAGAACGCGCAGGCACCTGTGCACTCGTTAGAGATATGGCAGGAGGGGAGGCACCCGGCTCCACCGTCACCGTCGTTTCTCATTCAGATCAACGAGGAGGAGAATCAAATCGAAGATTTCGATAACACAGGTACGTTCCTATCCATATCAATCAGGAACTATATATTGCCCTTACTGCAGGATGGTCGATCATTCACAACTGATGGGCTCaatctttttttttcaaaatggggaatgaaaccccggcttctgcatcgtgatgatgcacacggccttttattaataaaGTAATAGTACAAAATTAAAATATCTTAGGCATCGCCtagaattgatacaagaatcaaccagcgaaagataACTAGAAGAATCGGACTACACATCATTGTATCCGTCTATTgtgccgccagccagcctggcacaagatatcctgagcgaccatctggagccgtgtgcatccagtagccatagcatcccgctgtccctccggtgacagaagagcccacaactggacccagtgtgacaccatatggataacctgcaaaaagtgaaatgAAAGTttcttgttaaaaataatatcattccttgTCCTCCAGATAGACCAGcataaggcagaaaccccaatacggatgaaagcctttgattgtctatcaactccatttagccagttaccaaacatattggtaatactGGTTGGAGGTGGGAGAGCAAAAGTAAAATTAATCGTACGCCAGAGAATTTTAGCTAAAGGACAAGTGATGAACAAATGTTCAATAGTCTCCTGCtcaccacaaaaaacacattttgtacaaccATTCCATCTTCTCTTGGCTAAATTGTCTTTATTGAGTAAAACTTTGTTGcttaagaaccacataaatatttttatctttaaAGGAACTTTAACTTTCCAAAGATATTTTCGCAAGAAATGGGTGTGATCATTCATTaaatcctcatacatagatttgactGTAAACATGCCATTTGTTGTCAACTTCCAAACAAAGTGATCCTTCTCATCAGATAAATTAACCCTCATAAGTTTTCGGCATAAAACTGATGGGCTCGATCTTTAACCATGTTCTGATGGTTTGCCTGCAGATGAAGCACCTTCCTTTGATTGGATCGATCTTCCACTGGATATGTTCCGTATCATTCTTGATCGTCTTGGTGCCTTCGATATCCTTAGTTTCCCTTTGGTCTGTAGGCCTTGGGCAGAGGTGTACACAGAGAATCGTCGCCTACAACCTGGTGCTCCTACCCTACTGACTTCTCCCTCCGAGGGCGGTTGGGAGATCCCGGATGATTGGGAGCGAGGTTTGTTTTTTATCAACAACATCTTGTCAAGGGAGTTGTTCTCGGTTGAGGTGGAGGCTCTGAGATATGAGAGATGGATAGGCGGCAAAGATGAATGGCTAGTGACCACTGGTCAAGCAGGCAACTTCTTCAAGCTTCTGAATCCTATCACAGGATATTACATCTATCTGCCTGACAACTTGCAAAAATGTCCTCTAGTTGACCGCGTCCAGTTGTGCCGAACTCCCACTCAAGCTGAACCTCATGATTATTTTGCCATTGCCATATCTGTTGAATAAGTTTCAGTTAGCAGCTGTTAGTGTCGTTAGGATTCAGTTTCGACAGTTTCGTCAGAGTTTCTGTTAGAGAGATTTTAGGAGGACCGCGTCGTGTTTAGTGCGAGCACCTCCATGTTTGTAGGATCGTCGTGGAGCTCGTTCCgagtcgtgggatggcacgattcAGTCGGGAACGTGGCGGAAGTCACGGCATTGCTTTGTAATCGCTCAATAAGAGGATGAATGAAACAGAAAAGCAGTAGCTGCACCAAAACCACCAAGTGTTCATCGTCTACCTCCAGCTCCCTCTCTATCTCTGCCTCGATTCGATCCGATCGTGAGTGAGGGTTAGAGctgacaagtggtatcagagcctaggctCGTGTCGCGGAGAGAAGGATGACGAAGGGCGGCGATGACGCGTCCAAGAAGGCCGCCGCAGACGCGGACAAGGACGGGAAGAACTCGGGCGCCGCTTCATCACCACACTCCTCGGCAGAGAAGGCGCTGGCCGTCCCGCGCTCCACGCGCGACATGGGCGGCAGCTCCAGCACGGCGTGGCCGGTGCTGACGAGGACGAACTACAACACCTGGTCGCTGCTCATGAAGGTGATCCTGCAGGTTCGTCACCTGTGGGAAGTCATCGACACGGGCGTGGGCGAGTACGACGACGATCGTGCGGCGTTGGAGGCCATCCTCCGCGCCGTACCTCTGGAGATGATTCCGATGCTCGCCGTCAAGGACACGGCGAAGGAGGCGTGGGATGCGATCAAGACGATCCGCGTCGGGGCAGATCGAGTCAGGGACTCGAAAGCCCAAAACTTCCGCAAGCGGTACGAGGATCTTCGGTTCAAACCCGGTGAGTCTGTCGATGATTTTGGGTTGAGGCTGCAGGAGCTGGTCCACCAGTTGGACATCCATGGAGACCCCGTCGACGACAAGAAAGTGATCCTCAAGTACCTGCGGGTCGTGCCAAGGAAGTACAAGCAGATGGCACGGTCAATCGAGGGCCTCCTCGATCTGAAAACCATGTCCATCGAAGAGCTGACGGGGCGTCTCAAGGTCtgcgaagaagacgacgacgacgagcccacaggcacggccggcggcggccaACTGCTGCTCACGGAGGAGCAGTGGCGCGCCCG contains:
- the LOC124701014 gene encoding uncharacterized protein LOC124701014, which codes for MNPMYAQHHDGVEEAAAIAALGTAENAQAPVHSLEIWQEGRHPAPPSPSFLIQINEEENQIEDFDNTDEAPSFDWIDLPLDMFRIILDRLGAFDILSFPLVCRPWAEVYTENRRLQPGAPTLLTSPSEGGWEIPDDWERGLFFINNILSRELFSVEVEALRYERWIGGKDEWLVTTGQAGNFFKLLNPITGYYIYLPDNLQKCPLVDRVQLCRTPTQAEPHDYFAIAISARMLAYTMAGNYHWITLENPDEPIYSDAIMYGDKIIAICRNGNLWSWGLDEGGENPMLLLRSCVDTRTQGWEQFDFILAPSVNRNILIVSAHGDYAPLRWGNRRSCHSSSHLNFLVDGAVIHEVDMDTQSIEEIRDIGDQALFVGPNYPFYVPVSLPSGDLKKNHVYIADVSDDDAIAIDLSLEDLPDNVSLINYSGPENNYQVPMWFRPAFP